One window of the Deltaproteobacteria bacterium genome contains the following:
- a CDS encoding tetratricopeptide repeat protein, with amino-acid sequence MPIPDRLRALAPYGGVFALALALRLAYLWSWHETALFTTPVGDARVYLAWARELAAGDWLGREVFYQAPLYPYFLGVLATLFGDGPWVARLVQAGLGSCACALLAAAGTAFFDRRTGILAGVGLALYAPAIFFDGLIQKAALDGFATALVLLAFARLVDRDRPLVALGAGVALGLLALLRENALVLAPLAAVFVVLAGPERPAPRRLLALGLLAVGLALPLLPVGLRNQAIGGHFLLTTSQLGPNLWIGNHPGATGRYEPLRPGRGSALYERDDARALAEQAQGRALSPAEVSDHFRDRALAFAREQPLAWLRLLARKWALVWNARELPDTEGIAAYSAHSPLLRGLHVLFGFGVLAPLAAIGVLATRRDARRLWVLWATIALLAGSVALFFVFARYRFTLVPALMLFAAAGIAALLDALRARELRRALGLGAVAALVAAFAHLPLVGESDVAITHFSVGSELLERGRAREAIAELERAVAAAPDFPQASLKLADALRETGDPARALARCDAVIATAPELADAHVSRGLALAALARGDEAIAAFQRALALDPRHADAHNDLGNAFVAHRRSAEAIAHYREALSLRPGDPSFEANLGAGLLQAGEFADALVHLERALSRVPGFPTASLNAATAREGLGRIDEARAGYRDVLRAEPSGSPLAALAREGLERVGPGGGAP; translated from the coding sequence ATGCCGATTCCCGATCGTCTCCGCGCGCTTGCGCCCTACGGGGGGGTCTTCGCGCTCGCGCTCGCTTTGCGGCTCGCCTACCTGTGGAGCTGGCACGAGACGGCGCTCTTCACGACCCCGGTGGGCGACGCCCGGGTGTACCTCGCCTGGGCCAGAGAGCTGGCCGCAGGCGACTGGCTCGGACGCGAGGTCTTCTACCAGGCGCCGCTCTACCCGTACTTCCTCGGCGTGCTGGCGACGCTTTTCGGTGACGGCCCGTGGGTCGCGCGGCTGGTGCAGGCGGGGCTCGGCTCGTGCGCCTGCGCGCTTCTGGCCGCTGCCGGCACGGCCTTCTTCGATCGCCGCACGGGAATCCTCGCCGGAGTCGGGCTCGCGCTCTACGCGCCCGCGATCTTCTTCGACGGGCTGATCCAGAAGGCCGCGCTCGACGGCTTCGCGACCGCGCTCGTGCTGCTCGCGTTCGCTCGGCTGGTGGATCGGGATCGGCCCCTCGTCGCGCTCGGCGCGGGAGTCGCGCTAGGACTCCTGGCGCTGCTGCGCGAGAACGCGCTGGTGCTTGCGCCGCTCGCCGCGGTCTTCGTCGTGCTAGCCGGTCCCGAGCGGCCGGCGCCCCGACGCCTGCTCGCGCTCGGTCTGCTCGCCGTCGGTCTTGCGCTGCCGCTTCTGCCCGTCGGCCTTCGCAACCAGGCGATCGGCGGCCACTTCCTGCTCACGACCTCGCAGCTCGGGCCGAACCTCTGGATCGGAAACCACCCCGGGGCGACCGGGCGCTACGAGCCGCTCCGGCCCGGCCGCGGCAGCGCGCTGTACGAGCGCGACGACGCGCGAGCGCTCGCCGAGCAGGCGCAGGGACGCGCGCTCTCGCCCGCCGAGGTGTCGGATCACTTCCGGGATCGCGCGCTGGCCTTCGCGCGCGAGCAGCCGCTCGCGTGGCTGCGCCTGCTCGCGCGGAAATGGGCGCTGGTCTGGAACGCGCGCGAGCTGCCCGACACCGAGGGAATCGCGGCGTACTCGGCGCACTCGCCGCTTCTACGCGGACTGCACGTCTTGTTCGGCTTCGGCGTGCTCGCTCCGCTCGCGGCGATCGGGGTGCTCGCCACGCGCAGGGACGCGCGCCGGCTCTGGGTGCTCTGGGCGACGATCGCGCTGCTCGCCGGCAGCGTTGCGCTCTTCTTCGTCTTCGCGCGCTACCGGTTCACGCTCGTGCCCGCGCTGATGCTGTTTGCGGCGGCGGGAATCGCGGCGCTGCTCGACGCTCTGCGCGCGCGCGAACTCCGGCGCGCGCTCGGGCTCGGAGCGGTCGCCGCGCTCGTCGCGGCGTTCGCGCACCTGCCGCTGGTCGGGGAGAGCGACGTCGCGATCACGCACTTCAGCGTGGGGAGCGAGCTGCTCGAGCGCGGCCGCGCGCGCGAGGCGATTGCCGAGCTCGAGCGCGCGGTCGCAGCGGCGCCCGACTTCCCGCAGGCGAGCCTGAAGCTCGCCGACGCGCTGCGCGAGACGGGCGATCCGGCGCGCGCGCTCGCGCGCTGCGATGCGGTGATCGCCACCGCCCCCGAGCTCGCCGACGCGCACGTGAGCCGCGGGCTCGCGCTCGCCGCGCTCGCGCGCGGCGACGAGGCGATCGCCGCGTTTCAGCGCGCGCTGGCGCTCGATCCGCGCCATGCCGACGCGCACAACGATCTCGGAAACGCGTTCGTCGCGCACCGGCGCAGCGCGGAGGCGATCGCGCATTACCGCGAAGCGCTGTCGCTCCGGCCCGGAGACCCGAGCTTCGAGGCGAATCTCGGCGCGGGTCTGCTCCAGGCGGGGGAGTTCGCCGACGCGCTCGTCCACCTGGAGCGCGCGCTCTCGAGGGTTCCAGGATTTCCCACCGCGAGTCTCAACGCCGCGACGGCGCGCGAAGGCCTGGGCCGGATCGACGAGGCGCGCGCGGGCTACCGGGACGTCCTGCGCGCGGAGCCTTCCGGCTCGCCGCTCGCCGCGCTCGCGCGCGAGGGTCTGGAGCGGGTCGGCCCTGGCGGCGGCGCACCTTGA
- the moaA gene encoding GTP 3',8-cyclase MoaA, translating to MSEPSPATETPLLTDRRERALRDLRISVTDRCNFRCPYCMPAEIFGDRYEFLPKQAILSFEEIERLTRIFLGLGVRKIRITGGEPLVRAQLPDLVRRLASLEGARDLALTTNGFLLADLAEPLEKAGLRRVTVSLDSLDEAVFARMNGRGLSLERVLAGIEAAERAGLAPIKLNCVVQRGVNEDSLVALVRRFRGTGHVVRFIEFMDVGTLNRWDMTQVVPAAEIRDRIAAEFPLVPLEPNYRGEVARRYGFADSSGEIGIIASVTQPFCGDCTRARLSADGRLVTCLFASTGTDLKTPLRAGASDAEIAQIAARVWGGRSDRYSEERAENTSGRAKIQMYQIGG from the coding sequence ATGAGCGAGCCCTCCCCCGCGACCGAAACGCCGCTGCTCACCGACCGCCGCGAGCGCGCGCTGCGCGACCTGCGCATCTCCGTCACCGATCGCTGCAACTTCCGCTGCCCGTACTGCATGCCCGCGGAGATCTTCGGCGACCGCTACGAGTTCCTGCCCAAGCAGGCGATCCTGTCCTTCGAGGAGATCGAGCGGCTGACGCGGATCTTCCTCGGCCTGGGTGTGCGCAAGATCCGCATCACCGGCGGAGAGCCGCTGGTGCGCGCGCAGCTCCCGGATCTGGTGCGGCGGCTCGCATCGCTCGAGGGCGCACGGGATCTCGCGCTCACGACCAACGGCTTCCTGCTCGCGGACCTGGCCGAGCCGCTCGAGAAGGCGGGGCTGCGAAGAGTGACCGTGAGCCTGGACAGCCTGGACGAGGCCGTCTTCGCGCGCATGAACGGCCGCGGGCTGTCGCTCGAACGCGTGCTCGCGGGGATCGAGGCGGCCGAGCGGGCGGGGCTTGCGCCGATCAAGCTCAACTGCGTGGTCCAGCGCGGCGTGAACGAGGACTCGCTGGTCGCGCTGGTGCGCCGGTTCCGCGGCACCGGACACGTGGTCCGCTTCATCGAGTTCATGGACGTGGGGACGCTGAACCGCTGGGACATGACGCAGGTCGTGCCCGCCGCCGAGATCCGCGACCGGATCGCCGCGGAGTTCCCGCTGGTCCCGCTCGAGCCGAACTACCGCGGCGAGGTCGCGCGGCGCTACGGCTTCGCGGACTCGAGCGGCGAGATCGGCATCATCGCCTCGGTCACCCAGCCGTTCTGCGGCGACTGCACGCGCGCGCGGCTCTCCGCGGACGGGCGGCTCGTCACCTGCCTGTTCGCCTCGACGGGAACCGATCTGAAGACGCCGCTCCGCGCCGGCGCGAGCGACGCGGAGATCGCGCAGATCGCCGCGCGCGTCTGGGGCGGGCGCAGCGACCGCTACTCCGAGGAGCGCGCGGAGAACACGAGCGGCCGCGCGAAGATCCAGATGTACCAGATCGGCGGCTAG